One Helianthus annuus cultivar XRQ/B chromosome 7, HanXRQr2.0-SUNRISE, whole genome shotgun sequence genomic region harbors:
- the LOC110925512 gene encoding uncharacterized protein LOC110925512, giving the protein MVRTKERAGASSSSSSKDKGKQPEEQPKKRQYLGRVSESESEDEEMVELDPANKPKWESGPLDEQPEEWQPTLYHDSMNRLKNKAAAFICEREVREVEFGPFNVFAQFRALGWEAALSCYDKDSKNLFMDEIQEWMANLKCNKYGRPSQMKLTGEVNGIPVEMSFDTLKKLGKYDSFPARDYMILVLMTF; this is encoded by the coding sequence ATGGTACGAACGAAGGAAAGAGCGGGAGCTAGTTCATCTTCTTCGTCTAAAGACAAGGGCAAACAGCCGGAAGAGCAACCAAAGAAGAGGCAATACTTGGGAAGAGTTAGTGAGAGTGAAAGCGAGGATGAAGAGATGGTAGAATTGGATCCGGCTAACAAGCCAAAATGGGAGTCGGGTCCGTTGGATGAGCAACCGGAAGAATGGCAGCCAACTCTATACCATGATAGTATGAACCGGTTGAAAAATAAAGCAGCTGCATTCATCTGTGAAAGGGAGGTGAGAGAGGTTGAATTTGGGCCATTCAACGTGTTTGCCCAATTCCGCGCCCTAGGATGGGAGGCGGCTCTCAGTTGCTATGATAAGGATAGCAAGAATTtattcatggatgaaattcaagAGTGGATGGCAAACCTCAAGTGCAATAAATATGGTAGGCCATCACAAATGAAGTTAACGGGTGAGGTGAATGGGATTCCGGTAGAGATGTCTTTCGATACGCTAAAGAAATTGGGGAAATATGATAGTTTTCCGGCTCGTGACTACATGATTCTAGTCTTGATGACCTTTTGA